From a region of the Roseivirga sp. 4D4 genome:
- a CDS encoding DUF6443 domain-containing protein, whose protein sequence is MIAFRRITMEKDIRTKVLAFLTILVLSSFSVFGQGPGGGGGGGTMSGSGSVFVNTSGTYTITPDPGSGSITSASWSITGGIGNVTNASNTQATGNWTSTGTGTIRAFVTFSNDPSNDYIVFKSVTVNAVPPTTPNANLAVVTTNCGSSVLTFTPPSLPSGVSWYWQSSTGGTSTASGSGFTITATGSYTYYLRAYDSNTQLWSSASAGVPVTVYSDLAAGAISGAHTICYNGDPNALGSSSNASGCYGTLAYQWQISTNNSSWSNISGATSSTYNPPAGLTSSRWYRRRVSANGTTKYTSSVKVTVLPALTAGSITGAQTICYNGDPGTLTTTAGASNGLNGYSYQWQYSTNGSNNWTNISGATGTSYNPPSGLTSNRWYRRRVISCGQTKYTSSIKVTVLPALTAGAINNAQTVCYNGDPSTLGNATPPTNGQGGYIYQWQYSNNGSSGWTNIGGAVSSTYNPPSGLTSDRWYRRQVQSCGQTKQTSAVKVTVLAPLNAGAINGAETICYNGDPGILGNATSPSNSTEGYSYQWQYSTNGSSGWTNISGATSSTYNPPSGLTASRWYRRRVQSCGQTAYTANIKITVLPQLNAGAINNAQTVCYNGDPSTLGEATPPTNGLSGYSYQWQISTNNSSWSNISGATSSTYNPPSGLTADRWYRRRVISCGQTKYTSSVKVTVLPQLNAGAINNAQTVCYNGDPSTLGNATPPSNGQGGYSYQWQISTNNSSWTDISGANSSTYNPPGGMTADRWYRREVVSCGQTKYTSSVKVTVLDPLVAGTIGGAQTVCADQLPATLTNTASATGGNTITYQWQSSPNGNNSWTNVGTGLTYTPGVLSADTWYKRIATTCGTSLSSNIVKVTVNQLVGAVSISGNTSDKCQGDSPVDYNATAANATSYSWSITPAAGSINSSGTVTWNPGFHGQATITVIASGTGSCNTTTDNVTVTVNPTIGAVSITGNTADRCEGGGTTDLGATAANATNYSWTISTTPSSSTTINSSTGLINWDANFQGTANISVVASGPGNCNTTNASTTITVNPTIEAVTITGDNADRCQGEGFTNFDATAVNASNYTWSVSPSSAGTIDTANGDLVWDSSFHGTATITVVASGAGNCNTTTDNISVVVHPIVGDVTITGGLSARWPGSNTTDFNASASNASTYTWSIIPVSAGTINSSGIVTWDADFIGDATISVTASGNCNSTTDTHTVTTAEADIQVVGSTIIDVGDELLLSADDTYTTYTWKKGSTTVGSGSTYTATSTGSYTLTITKSGVSGSYTTAPITVTAPNGFDPGDENYVMSTSVLIAGVDSQSEIDTLTSNNRSISIQYADGLGRGVQVVGYEAAPDKSNIVQSMTYDKYGRQTKSYLPFVVTDNAGLFQHNPTGTSISGYTVSPQYQFYQGTSSVAQDVAPYAESILENSPLGRTLKQGAPGAAWQPVEGSSTDKVVRMAYEINPANDVRFYEMVANSPASINPSGYYDAGELSISVAQDEEGNETVEYTDKKGQVIVKRVSTGDTNNPYAETQYVYDEYGNLRVVLPPEANKDIAANSLNLVPSGYSLVGTDYTVTTSNYTGGSYMYADGASVTVDPGVTLDPGAEIVPFTMGGDFLSQWAFQYKYDDRNRMSEKRVPGSGWVYMVYDKLDRLVATQDAEQRLNNQWTFTKYDVFSRPVLTGFYINPASSQAAMQAVVDGYSNLYEEIGSSVLGYTNNAFPSTTNVNDYLTATYYDDYNDLPSDFTFSYTPELGNGTNNTAVKGQVVGSKTKVLDGTNTWLKSEVYYDDRYRVLQTVADSHLGGTDRSTSKYDFVGRVLETKTTHDDGTVSADVVIAETFTYDHASRLLEATHKVDSDPAITMVKNEYNALGELIDKKLHSTDGGLNFEQSVDYRYNIRGWLERINDADLSDNENDYFGMELAYNNTLSGITSTAMFNGNISAAKWSNIASGGQLQSGYAYSYDNLNRLTGADYHEKESSWSDKTTFDVNNLTYDLNGNIESLRRYATNTTLAMDHLSYSYVGNQLQAVTDSGNSTDGFKDGNTSGNDYAYDDNGNMISDANKDITDISYNHLNLPETVTFTGGRSITYTYDAAGIKLAKSTNDNGTIKVTDYSGGFIYEDDELQQIAHAEGRLRPKDGGGYIYDYYLKDHLGNSRVTFTTEHEEVVYLATMETAHSVFEESTFLNVTLRETNATANYTQDNTTNEDQVVRLRGNDTNRQVGPGKLMQVMPGDSVAMEAFAYHTGTYSDNGAISNTNVLASIISMVSGAAPTTVDGTVIQSAVNTNSAAIFVGGDGSSASPRAYLNYILFDQDFNYLDAGFTQVSGTSNTHVAVNSSKTISEKGYLYVYVSNESNTSFDVFFDDLRITHTKGKIMQEDHYYPFGMNINALSSTAPLSKPNTFNTFQGQEKETSFDLGWYEFKYRRSDPSLGRFISVDPLAESYVYNSPYAFAENRVVDGLDLEGLEYLSSKSAHVFITNQAVSIDYSNLTNTTQRIIASVNQDSRNWGSNSIGADNRVRSFESAITPVPSGTSRRPEVNLNMEGAMKPVENNFTLRIGVEKNKQGVPDQRYKPRGISLNPGASRGGRNVFRGLGLLQAAAMAYSEVERNNYATDLAGIRGDTDFALRAISDVQSAFEAGKIDFGKDVNNLPDNARAIIVEYYLYKIANYVLRGDDGGDEIVRKNGEKVWNSVKDDDKNDN, encoded by the coding sequence ATGATAGCATTTAGAAGAATTACTATGGAAAAAGATATTAGAACGAAAGTGCTTGCTTTCTTGACAATACTGGTCTTATCCTCATTCAGCGTCTTTGGTCAAGGGCCTGGCGGTGGAGGTGGTGGAGGAACCATGTCTGGTAGTGGGAGTGTATTTGTTAATACCTCAGGAACCTATACCATTACGCCTGATCCAGGTTCTGGAAGTATCACAAGTGCTTCTTGGAGCATAACAGGTGGTATTGGTAATGTAACAAATGCCAGCAATACACAGGCTACGGGTAACTGGACATCCACAGGTACAGGTACCATTAGGGCTTTCGTTACTTTCTCCAACGATCCATCTAACGATTACATCGTTTTCAAATCAGTGACAGTTAATGCTGTACCACCAACTACTCCAAATGCTAATCTGGCGGTAGTCACAACTAACTGCGGAAGTTCTGTTTTGACATTTACTCCTCCTTCTTTACCATCTGGAGTGTCGTGGTATTGGCAATCGAGTACTGGTGGAACCAGTACAGCCAGTGGTAGTGGATTTACCATAACTGCAACGGGTTCTTATACTTATTACTTAAGAGCATATGATTCAAACACCCAACTCTGGAGTAGTGCATCTGCTGGTGTTCCAGTAACGGTTTATTCAGACTTGGCCGCAGGAGCGATTTCCGGTGCACATACTATATGCTATAATGGAGATCCCAATGCTTTGGGGAGTAGCTCCAACGCCAGTGGATGCTATGGTACTTTGGCTTATCAGTGGCAGATTTCAACAAATAATAGCAGTTGGAGTAATATAAGTGGAGCCACAAGTAGCACTTATAACCCACCAGCTGGGTTGACTAGCAGTAGATGGTACCGAAGAAGAGTTTCTGCCAATGGAACAACTAAGTATACTTCTAGTGTAAAGGTTACCGTTTTACCTGCCTTAACGGCTGGGTCTATTACTGGCGCACAAACCATATGCTATAATGGTGACCCTGGAACGTTAACTACTACAGCCGGTGCAAGTAATGGCTTGAATGGTTATTCTTACCAATGGCAATACTCGACCAATGGTTCGAATAACTGGACTAATATTAGCGGTGCCACAGGTACAAGCTATAACCCACCCTCAGGTTTGACAAGTAATAGATGGTACCGCAGAAGGGTAATTTCATGTGGTCAAACGAAGTATACATCAAGTATCAAGGTGACTGTACTCCCAGCTTTAACAGCCGGAGCTATCAATAATGCTCAAACAGTTTGTTACAATGGTGACCCTTCGACATTGGGTAACGCTACTCCTCCGACCAACGGCCAGGGAGGCTATATATATCAATGGCAGTATTCCAACAACGGTTCTAGCGGTTGGACTAATATTGGTGGTGCTGTGAGCAGTACTTATAACCCACCATCAGGTTTAACATCGGATAGATGGTATCGCAGACAGGTACAGTCTTGTGGACAAACCAAGCAGACATCAGCAGTGAAAGTAACTGTTTTGGCACCACTAAATGCAGGTGCCATTAATGGAGCAGAAACGATCTGCTATAATGGCGACCCAGGTATTTTAGGGAACGCCACCTCTCCTTCTAACAGTACTGAGGGCTATTCATACCAGTGGCAATATTCTACCAATGGCTCTAGTGGTTGGACTAACATCAGCGGTGCAACGAGCAGCACTTACAACCCGCCTTCAGGTTTAACAGCTAGCAGATGGTACCGAAGAAGAGTACAATCTTGTGGACAGACAGCTTACACAGCTAATATTAAGATTACGGTGCTTCCACAGTTAAATGCCGGAGCCATCAACAATGCTCAAACGGTTTGCTATAATGGGGACCCATCAACTTTGGGTGAAGCCACTCCTCCGACCAATGGACTGAGTGGCTACTCCTATCAGTGGCAAATTTCAACGAATAACAGTAGCTGGAGCAATATCAGTGGTGCCACTAGCAGTACTTATAACCCACCATCAGGTTTAACAGCCGATAGATGGTACCGCAGAAGGGTAATTTCTTGTGGGCAAACAAAGTACACTTCCTCGGTGAAAGTCACGGTGCTTCCACAACTGAATGCAGGTGCCATCAATAATGCACAAACGGTGTGTTATAATGGAGATCCTTCAACTTTGGGTAATGCTACTCCACCTTCTAATGGTCAGGGAGGTTACTCCTATCAATGGCAAATCTCAACCAATAATAGTAGCTGGACAGACATTAGTGGTGCTAACAGCAGTACTTATAATCCGCCAGGAGGTATGACGGCCGATAGATGGTATAGGAGAGAGGTGGTCTCTTGTGGACAAACAAAGTATACCTCTTCAGTCAAAGTCACAGTATTAGATCCACTGGTAGCGGGAACCATCGGAGGAGCCCAAACCGTATGTGCCGATCAGCTGCCAGCAACCCTGACCAATACAGCCAGTGCGACTGGTGGTAATACCATTACCTACCAATGGCAATCATCTCCTAATGGTAATAACAGCTGGACTAATGTAGGCACAGGATTAACCTATACCCCAGGTGTGCTTAGTGCGGATACTTGGTATAAAAGAATAGCAACTACTTGTGGAACATCACTTTCCAGCAATATTGTGAAAGTAACTGTGAATCAACTAGTGGGTGCGGTATCTATCTCAGGCAACACTTCAGACAAGTGTCAGGGAGATAGTCCAGTTGACTATAATGCAACAGCAGCCAATGCCACCAGTTATAGCTGGTCAATTACGCCAGCAGCAGGAAGTATCAACTCTTCGGGAACAGTAACTTGGAACCCAGGATTCCACGGCCAGGCAACCATCACTGTGATAGCTTCAGGAACAGGCAGCTGTAATACAACTACAGATAATGTAACGGTGACAGTGAATCCGACTATCGGAGCGGTTTCTATTACTGGAAATACTGCTGACAGGTGTGAAGGCGGAGGTACCACAGACCTTGGAGCTACTGCTGCTAACGCCACCAATTATAGTTGGACGATTTCAACCACACCATCCAGTAGTACCACTATCAATTCTAGTACAGGACTAATCAACTGGGATGCTAACTTCCAGGGAACGGCCAATATCTCGGTAGTCGCATCTGGTCCGGGGAATTGTAATACTACCAATGCCAGTACAACCATTACGGTGAATCCGACTATTGAGGCAGTGACCATTACAGGAGACAATGCCGATCGATGCCAAGGAGAAGGCTTTACCAATTTTGATGCTACTGCTGTCAATGCAAGTAATTATACCTGGTCAGTATCGCCATCCAGCGCAGGTACTATCGATACAGCCAATGGCGATCTGGTTTGGGACTCAAGCTTCCATGGCACCGCTACGATTACGGTTGTAGCCTCAGGTGCTGGTAACTGTAATACCACAACAGATAATATTTCAGTAGTTGTTCATCCAATTGTGGGTGATGTCACCATTACGGGAGGTCTCAGCGCACGCTGGCCGGGTAGCAATACTACAGACTTTAATGCCTCGGCAAGCAATGCGAGTACCTATACATGGTCCATCATTCCGGTCAGCGCAGGAACCATCAATAGTTCGGGTATCGTCACCTGGGATGCTGACTTTATCGGAGATGCCACCATATCTGTGACCGCATCAGGCAACTGTAATAGCACCACTGATACACATACGGTGACTACTGCAGAAGCAGATATACAGGTTGTAGGAAGCACCATTATCGATGTTGGAGACGAACTCTTACTATCGGCAGATGATACTTATACCACCTACACCTGGAAGAAAGGCTCTACTACAGTAGGTTCGGGAAGCACGTATACAGCTACCTCAACAGGAAGCTATACCCTGACCATTACCAAATCGGGTGTCAGTGGAAGTTATACCACAGCTCCGATTACAGTAACGGCTCCAAATGGATTCGATCCGGGAGACGAAAACTATGTAATGTCTACTTCGGTGCTTATTGCGGGGGTTGATAGCCAAAGCGAGATAGACACATTGACCAGCAACAACCGAAGCATTAGCATTCAGTATGCAGATGGTCTCGGTAGAGGCGTACAAGTGGTCGGCTATGAAGCCGCACCGGATAAGTCCAACATCGTTCAGTCCATGACTTACGACAAATACGGAAGACAAACCAAAAGCTATCTTCCATTTGTGGTGACCGATAATGCAGGCTTATTCCAACATAACCCTACCGGTACATCGATTTCTGGTTATACAGTCAGTCCGCAGTATCAGTTCTATCAGGGGACATCGAGTGTAGCCCAGGATGTAGCTCCATATGCAGAGTCCATTCTCGAGAACTCTCCATTGGGCCGGACCCTAAAACAAGGTGCGCCTGGTGCTGCATGGCAACCCGTTGAAGGGTCCAGTACAGATAAGGTAGTGCGCATGGCTTACGAGATCAACCCAGCCAATGACGTAAGGTTCTACGAAATGGTCGCCAATAGCCCGGCATCTATTAATCCTAGTGGTTATTACGATGCTGGCGAGTTGTCCATTTCGGTGGCACAAGACGAAGAGGGTAACGAGACAGTAGAGTATACAGACAAAAAGGGTCAAGTAATAGTCAAAAGAGTGTCTACCGGAGATACCAACAATCCATATGCAGAAACCCAATATGTCTATGATGAATATGGCAACTTGCGCGTGGTACTGCCTCCAGAAGCGAATAAGGATATAGCTGCTAATAGCCTTAACCTTGTTCCTTCAGGATATTCCTTGGTTGGAACGGACTATACCGTCACCACTTCCAACTATACTGGAGGCTCATATATGTATGCCGATGGCGCATCGGTGACAGTAGATCCCGGAGTTACGCTTGATCCTGGAGCCGAGATTGTTCCATTCACTATGGGTGGAGATTTCCTTAGCCAATGGGCGTTCCAGTACAAGTATGACGATCGTAACCGCATGAGCGAGAAACGTGTGCCGGGCAGTGGCTGGGTCTATATGGTCTATGACAAGTTAGACAGACTAGTGGCTACGCAAGACGCAGAGCAAAGACTCAATAACCAATGGACCTTTACTAAGTATGATGTATTCAGCCGACCGGTATTAACAGGTTTTTATATCAATCCTGCTTCTAGCCAAGCGGCCATGCAAGCAGTGGTTGATGGTTATAGCAACCTATACGAAGAGATAGGATCAAGTGTACTCGGGTATACCAACAATGCTTTCCCAAGTACAACCAATGTCAATGATTATCTCACGGCTACTTATTATGACGACTATAATGACCTGCCGTCAGACTTCACCTTTAGCTATACACCAGAATTGGGTAACGGAACAAACAATACCGCTGTCAAAGGACAGGTAGTGGGTAGCAAAACGAAAGTATTGGATGGTACGAATACCTGGTTGAAAAGTGAGGTTTACTATGACGATCGCTATCGTGTATTACAAACCGTTGCCGATAGTCACTTAGGAGGTACCGATCGCAGCACAAGCAAGTATGACTTTGTGGGTCGCGTGTTGGAAACGAAGACTACCCATGATGATGGTACCGTTTCGGCCGATGTAGTAATCGCTGAAACCTTCACTTATGACCATGCCAGTAGATTGTTGGAAGCCACACATAAAGTGGACAGCGATCCAGCCATTACCATGGTGAAAAATGAGTACAACGCCTTGGGTGAATTGATCGACAAAAAGCTTCACTCAACTGATGGGGGCTTGAACTTCGAGCAATCCGTAGACTACCGATACAATATCAGAGGCTGGTTAGAACGTATCAATGATGCGGACCTTTCCGACAATGAGAACGATTATTTCGGGATGGAACTCGCTTATAACAATACCCTATCGGGTATTACTAGCACGGCAATGTTTAATGGCAATATCAGTGCAGCAAAGTGGAGCAATATCGCCAGTGGAGGACAGTTGCAAAGTGGCTATGCCTACAGTTATGATAACCTAAACCGATTGACCGGTGCAGATTATCATGAAAAGGAAAGCAGCTGGTCTGATAAAACAACTTTCGATGTCAATAATTTGACCTATGACCTGAATGGTAATATCGAGAGCCTCAGGAGATATGCTACCAATACGACACTAGCGATGGATCACTTGAGCTATAGCTATGTGGGCAACCAGTTGCAAGCCGTTACGGATAGTGGTAATTCAACAGATGGTTTCAAAGATGGTAATACCTCCGGTAATGACTATGCCTATGATGACAATGGCAATATGATCAGTGATGCCAATAAGGACATCACCGATATCAGCTATAATCATTTGAACCTACCGGAGACAGTAACCTTTACGGGAGGTCGTAGCATCACCTATACCTATGATGCAGCAGGTATTAAGTTGGCGAAGAGCACCAATGACAATGGCACCATAAAGGTGACCGACTACAGTGGTGGCTTTATCTATGAAGATGATGAATTGCAGCAGATCGCACATGCCGAAGGTAGACTAAGACCTAAAGATGGTGGAGGTTATATCTATGATTATTACCTCAAAGACCATTTGGGTAATAGTCGTGTCACCTTTACCACAGAGCATGAGGAGGTCGTTTATCTGGCTACCATGGAAACTGCACATTCTGTATTTGAGGAAAGTACTTTCTTAAATGTGACGCTGCGCGAAACCAATGCAACGGCCAACTATACCCAAGACAATACTACCAATGAAGATCAGGTGGTACGTCTTAGAGGTAATGATACCAATAGACAGGTAGGGCCAGGCAAATTAATGCAGGTTATGCCAGGCGATAGTGTAGCCATGGAAGCTTTTGCTTACCATACCGGTACCTACTCAGACAATGGTGCCATTTCAAACACCAATGTATTGGCAAGCATTATTTCTATGGTCTCAGGTGCCGCACCAACCACGGTGGATGGTACCGTAATCCAAAGTGCCGTGAATACCAATAGTGCAGCCATCTTTGTAGGAGGTGACGGTAGTTCAGCCAGCCCAAGGGCTTACTTGAATTACATCCTCTTTGATCAGGACTTTAACTACTTAGATGCCGGTTTTACGCAGGTAAGTGGTACAAGTAACACACATGTGGCTGTAAACAGCAGCAAAACCATCAGTGAAAAAGGCTATCTTTATGTGTATGTCTCTAACGAGAGCAATACAAGTTTTGACGTGTTTTTCGATGACCTAAGGATCACCCATACCAAGGGTAAAATCATGCAAGAAGATCATTACTATCCTTTTGGGATGAATATTAATGCACTCTCTAGTACTGCGCCTTTAAGTAAGCCGAATACTTTTAATACTTTCCAAGGACAGGAAAAGGAGACTAGTTTTGATTTAGGTTGGTATGAATTCAAGTATCGAAGGAGTGACCCAAGTTTAGGAAGGTTCATTTCCGTTGATCCATTGGCAGAGAGCTATGTCTATAATTCTCCATATGCATTTGCAGAAAACCGAGTAGTTGATGGTCTAGACCTAGAAGGTTTGGAGTACCTAAGTTCAAAAAGCGCACATGTTTTTATTACTAATCAAGCAGTGAGTATTGATTATAGTAACCTGACAAATACTACTCAAAGAATTATTGCTTCGGTAAATCAAGATAGCAGAAATTGGGGAAGTAATTCCATAGGTGCAGATAATAGAGTCAGAAGCTTTGAAAGTGCTATTACTCCAGTTCCATCAGGCACGAGTAGGAGGCCAGAAGTAAATCTCAACATGGAGGGTGCTATGAAGCCAGTTGAGAATAATTTTACTTTAAGGATTGGTGTTGAAAAGAACAAACAAGGTGTTCCTGATCAAAGATATAAGCCAAGAGGAATAAGTTTAAACCCCGGGGCTTCCAGAGGTGGTCGTAATGTTTTTAGAGGTCTTGGCCTTTTGCAAGCTGCTGCGATGGCTTACTCAGAAGTTGAGAGGAATAACTATGCCACTGATCTGGCTGGTATAAGAGGAGATACTGACTTTGCTCTCAGGGCTATTTCAGATGTGCAAAGTGCGTTTGAAGCAGGAAAGATAGATTTTGGTAAGGATGTTAATAATTTACCTGATAATGCAAGGGCTATCATAGTTGAGTATTATTTATATAAAATCGCTAATTATGTATTAAGAGGAGACGATGGTGGTGATGAAATAGTGCGTAAGAATGGTGAGAAAGTATGGAATTCTGTGAAAGATGATGATAAAAATGATAACTGA